One Acetoanaerobium noterae genomic region harbors:
- a CDS encoding MarR family winged helix-turn-helix transcriptional regulator produces MFQDYDFQGYIDAYSFIEFSSGQTIINILKTERIMRMVYDRLFEKYNISEPKFFVILLLSIHEADGMPLIELGKNMMVSRANMTTLIDRMIKENLVEKRKNANDKRSIKAHLTPKGRQLFDEIKDLHMEFSQRMTKALTEEERATLNNILKKLQEDIVQDFSKTK; encoded by the coding sequence ATGTTCCAAGATTATGATTTTCAAGGATATATAGATGCTTACTCATTTATAGAGTTTTCATCAGGCCAGACTATAATAAATATATTAAAAACTGAACGAATCATGAGAATGGTATATGATAGATTATTTGAAAAATACAATATATCTGAGCCAAAATTCTTTGTTATTCTACTTCTTAGCATACATGAAGCAGACGGCATGCCTCTTATAGAGCTTGGTAAAAATATGATGGTAAGCCGTGCAAACATGACCACCTTAATCGACCGTATGATAAAGGAAAATTTAGTTGAAAAACGAAAAAACGCAAATGATAAACGCTCTATAAAGGCTCATCTTACCCCAAAGGGAAGACAGCTTTTTGATGAGATAAAAGACCTTCATATGGAGTTCAGTCAGCGTATGACCAAAGCTCTCACCGAAGAAGAAAGAGCTACTCTAAATAATATCTTAAAGAAGCTTCAAGAAGATATCGTTCAAGATTTTTCAAAAACAAAATAA
- a CDS encoding ABC transporter permease, whose translation MTNFISELKKFFTVPKNLLFMIGIPMIFTVFFGNVYRNDYLNTIPITVYDMDNSSLSRSLVEEFDKNPRYTVDFYSENLDEVKQAVESTQVYMGVVIPSDFEKDVKSKKSSKVALIVDATNMAVANNALASATEIISTVNAGVNLQFLEGKNVPPSLSKRYVNIFEMNNRTLWDPKLSYKYYVMPGMILVLVQQLFLSIFVVNVIEDKTNIFYKILIHTIISSLTFLICTSLLKYVLGINIIGNMLTSTFLSFMYLISLSSIALVLALSISSPLRATQLCMLLSVPSFLTAGYVWPVMKMPQLSVYIIKALWPLIYMIAPLRDYLIKGALPYYFKSNMLQMTVFACIWFFIAFLISKKSRPCLDEED comes from the coding sequence ATGACTAATTTTATAAGCGAATTAAAAAAGTTTTTCACTGTACCTAAAAACCTTCTGTTCATGATAGGAATACCCATGATTTTTACAGTTTTCTTTGGAAATGTATATAGAAATGACTATCTAAATACTATCCCTATCACAGTTTACGATATGGATAACAGCTCTCTTTCACGCTCATTAGTTGAGGAATTTGATAAAAATCCTCGTTATACCGTCGACTTTTATTCGGAAAATCTAGATGAAGTAAAGCAAGCTGTGGAATCAACTCAGGTTTATATGGGAGTTGTTATTCCTTCAGATTTTGAAAAGGATGTCAAATCCAAAAAAAGTTCTAAAGTGGCTTTGATAGTAGATGCAACTAATATGGCAGTTGCAAACAATGCCCTTGCTTCTGCTACTGAGATAATAAGCACTGTAAACGCTGGTGTGAATCTTCAGTTCCTAGAAGGAAAAAATGTTCCCCCATCGCTTTCAAAACGTTACGTAAATATATTTGAAATGAATAATAGAACACTTTGGGATCCCAAGTTATCCTATAAATATTATGTAATGCCTGGTATGATTTTAGTTCTTGTTCAGCAACTATTTCTATCTATATTTGTCGTAAATGTAATAGAAGATAAGACCAATATATTTTATAAAATTTTAATCCACACTATAATATCCTCGCTTACATTCTTGATATGTACCAGCTTGCTCAAGTATGTGCTTGGAATAAATATAATAGGAAATATGCTCACATCTACTTTTCTATCTTTTATGTATCTGATATCATTAAGTAGCATAGCTTTAGTTCTTGCTCTTTCTATTTCCAGTCCATTAAGAGCTACTCAGCTTTGCATGCTATTATCGGTACCTAGCTTTTTAACTGCAGGCTATGTATGGCCAGTTATGAAAATGCCTCAGCTTAGTGTCTATATTATCAAGGCACTATGGCCTCTTATTTATATGATAGCTCCACTTAGAGACTATCTAATCAAAGGCGCACTACCTTATTATTTTAAATCAAATATGCTTCAAATGACTGTATTTGCTTGTATATGGTTTTTTATAGCTTTTTTAATTTCGAAAAAATCTAGGCCCTGCTTAGATGAGGAGGATTAA
- a CDS encoding ABC transporter permease, giving the protein MNINFKKYIAPLILILIFPNLVNILTCYSMKEKQLRYIPSAVYLGDNTSMTRDIVRNLKSSETFDVQYIVDDPNEVEVLMRDGKILFGLIIPQNFTNDIKNFKSPKLTTVIDGTQLSPASFTKIASSELLMTIKAGAMMSTYQGKLSMSETEALNTAMPINIVNRLIGNPTRNYINFLLPGMMLAIVQVAVAMNAASSKIVKKSSGIIDFFKNVMKNLIDYGILGIVSAVLILALQHYIFDVSIKASYTSILLLLIVFMLAVVSMSLLIASIFSKKQVFATQVAAVWFIPSSILSGYSWPLISMPDFFRQISSFMPYTYFVSTLRNLMLKGHSYDYKTNIAMLLILTLGSLILSLVSFVIRKQILKRNITLKSLSGRKVLHD; this is encoded by the coding sequence ATGAATATAAACTTTAAAAAATATATAGCTCCCTTGATACTCATACTTATCTTTCCAAATCTAGTAAACATTCTCACTTGTTACTCTATGAAGGAAAAACAGCTGAGGTATATTCCAAGCGCTGTATATCTTGGAGATAACACAAGTATGACAAGGGATATAGTAAGAAATCTTAAAAGCAGTGAAACATTTGATGTGCAGTATATAGTAGACGACCCAAATGAAGTTGAAGTTTTGATGAGAGATGGAAAAATTCTATTTGGATTAATCATCCCTCAAAACTTTACTAATGATATCAAAAACTTCAAATCTCCTAAGCTTACTACTGTAATAGATGGAACTCAGTTATCCCCAGCTTCCTTTACGAAAATAGCTTCATCTGAGCTACTTATGACTATAAAAGCTGGAGCAATGATGAGTACCTATCAAGGAAAGCTCAGTATGTCAGAAACTGAGGCTCTAAACACTGCCATGCCTATTAACATAGTAAATAGATTAATAGGTAATCCAACCAGAAATTATATTAATTTCTTACTCCCAGGGATGATGCTAGCAATAGTACAGGTTGCTGTAGCAATGAATGCAGCTTCTTCTAAAATTGTAAAAAAATCATCTGGAATTATTGATTTTTTCAAAAATGTAATGAAAAATTTAATAGACTATGGAATTTTGGGAATAGTTTCAGCAGTTTTAATATTAGCACTTCAGCATTATATTTTTGATGTTTCAATAAAGGCTTCTTACACTAGCATTTTATTATTACTTATAGTTTTTATGCTAGCAGTAGTATCTATGAGCCTTCTTATAGCTAGTATTTTTTCAAAAAAACAAGTATTTGCAACTCAAGTAGCTGCAGTGTGGTTCATCCCTAGCTCTATACTTTCGGGCTACTCATGGCCACTTATCTCCATGCCAGATTTTTTTAGGCAGATAAGTAGCTTTATGCCCTACACTTATTTTGTAAGCACCCTTAGAAATCTTATGCTAAAAGGACATTCCTATGATTATAAGACTAATATCGCTATGCTTCTTATATTAACTCTAGGCTCCTTAATTCTTAGCTTAGTTAGCTTTGTAATCAGAAAACAAATACTAAAAAGAAATATAACATTAAAATCTCTGTCAGGAAGGAAGGTTTTGCATGACTAA
- a CDS encoding HlyD family secretion protein, with translation MTKQFTLTRKLLVFFIISLLLLSSVLTGCTTSSAEDLNLLQGNLEAEDVDINTKIPGKILTIEVEEGQYIEKDDVIATIDAKDLAAKREGLVAQANAALAAVDIAKAQQQAAEGQLEAAKALLSKAQNGARSEDIQKAQANYDIMKKSYDRILALYEEGAVALAQLDEIETKLKVAEQDLSIAKSGARAEDIEAAKGQVAAAQGQVAAAAGSVIAANEKYTQAAAGITEVDTYITDAAIRSPLSGYVTSLNCSAGEMLSTGMNLATITNLDKITLTVNADETLLPKFKENQAVKVSVLSYKDEEFNGKIVQINKKPDFAIKKASNENGDFDLITYGIKIEIENKDQKLRPGMTAFINIEE, from the coding sequence ATGACTAAACAATTTACACTTACGAGAAAGCTACTTGTATTCTTTATAATTTCGTTGCTATTATTATCCTCTGTGCTTACTGGATGCACTACTTCATCAGCCGAGGATTTAAACCTTCTTCAAGGAAATCTCGAAGCTGAGGATGTGGATATAAACACAAAAATTCCAGGCAAGATACTTACAATTGAGGTCGAAGAAGGACAATATATAGAAAAGGATGATGTAATTGCAACTATAGATGCTAAGGATTTAGCTGCAAAGCGAGAAGGCTTAGTTGCTCAGGCTAACGCAGCTCTTGCTGCAGTTGATATTGCAAAAGCTCAACAACAAGCTGCCGAGGGGCAGTTAGAAGCTGCTAAAGCTCTTTTATCAAAAGCCCAAAATGGAGCAAGAAGCGAAGATATTCAAAAAGCTCAAGCAAATTATGACATTATGAAAAAAAGTTATGATAGGATTCTTGCTCTATATGAAGAAGGAGCAGTTGCTTTAGCCCAGCTAGATGAAATAGAAACCAAGCTCAAGGTAGCTGAGCAAGATTTAAGCATTGCAAAAAGTGGAGCAAGAGCTGAAGATATAGAAGCTGCAAAAGGTCAAGTTGCCGCTGCACAAGGTCAAGTAGCCGCTGCTGCTGGAAGCGTTATTGCTGCAAATGAAAAATATACTCAGGCAGCTGCAGGAATTACTGAAGTAGATACTTATATAACAGATGCTGCAATTAGAAGCCCTCTTTCTGGCTATGTAACTAGTCTAAACTGCTCTGCGGGAGAAATGCTTTCAACTGGTATGAACCTAGCAACTATAACAAATCTAGACAAAATAACTTTAACAGTTAATGCCGATGAAACTCTCCTTCCAAAATTCAAGGAAAACCAAGCAGTGAAAGTTTCAGTCCTTAGCTACAAGGATGAGGAGTTTAATGGAAAAATAGTGCAGATTAATAAAAAACCAGATTTCGCAATCAAAAAAGCCAGCAATGAAAATGGAGATTTTGATTTAATAACCTATGGAATAAAAATAGAAATTGAAAATAAGGACCAAAAATTAAGACCTGGTATGACAGCATTTATAAACATTGAAGAATAG
- the gcvT gene encoding glycine cleavage system aminomethyltransferase GcvT, which yields MTERLKRTPLFEVYGNYDPKIVPFAGWEMPIEFKGITEEHKMVRTSAGIFDVSHMGEIEVKGKDAEEFCQKICTNDISKLEDNQILYSFMCYENGTVVDDILVYKFSRDDFMLVVNAGNISKDYEWIVNHATGYEVDINNVSDSIGQVAIQGPKAEAILQKFTETDLSEIKFFYALRNVDIKGINTIVSRTGYTGEDGFEIYCEAKDSVKLWKLILEESPEEDIIPIGLGARDTLRFEANLPLYGNELSDEITPIEAGYGYFVKLDKDDFIGKEALSAQKSGGLKRKIVGFELLDKRISRHGYEVYSENDKIGIVTTGYQSPTLQKSIGLALIDAQYAALGNEIYIDIRNKKVPAKIVSRSFYKK from the coding sequence GTGACTGAAAGACTTAAAAGAACACCACTATTTGAGGTGTATGGCAATTATGACCCTAAAATTGTACCATTTGCAGGCTGGGAGATGCCCATAGAATTTAAAGGGATTACTGAGGAACACAAAATGGTAAGAACCTCTGCTGGAATATTTGATGTGTCTCATATGGGCGAAATAGAAGTAAAAGGTAAAGATGCAGAGGAGTTTTGCCAGAAAATCTGTACTAATGATATAAGTAAATTAGAGGATAATCAAATTCTATATAGCTTTATGTGTTATGAAAATGGAACTGTTGTAGACGATATTTTAGTTTATAAATTTTCTCGGGATGATTTTATGCTAGTAGTGAACGCTGGCAATATTTCTAAAGACTACGAATGGATAGTAAATCATGCTACTGGATATGAGGTAGATATTAACAATGTATCAGATAGTATAGGACAGGTCGCTATTCAAGGGCCAAAGGCAGAAGCTATACTTCAAAAATTTACTGAAACTGATTTAAGCGAGATTAAGTTTTTTTATGCTCTTAGAAATGTTGATATAAAAGGTATTAATACTATAGTTTCTAGAACAGGCTACACAGGAGAGGATGGGTTTGAAATTTACTGTGAAGCTAAAGATTCTGTGAAGCTATGGAAGCTAATTCTAGAAGAAAGCCCAGAAGAAGACATTATTCCGATAGGACTAGGAGCTAGAGATACTCTAAGATTTGAAGCTAATCTTCCGCTATATGGTAACGAGCTTTCAGATGAAATTACACCTATAGAAGCCGGCTATGGATATTTTGTAAAGCTTGATAAAGACGATTTTATAGGAAAAGAAGCTCTAAGTGCTCAAAAATCAGGAGGCTTAAAAAGAAAGATAGTCGGATTTGAGCTTTTGGACAAGAGAATTTCTAGACATGGCTATGAGGTATACTCAGAAAATGACAAAATAGGAATAGTTACTACAGGCTATCAGTCACCTACTCTTCAAAAAAGCATAGGTCTTGCATTAATTGATGCCCAGTATGCAGCACTAGGCAATGAGATTTATATAGATATTAGAAATAAAAAGGTGCCTGCTAAGATAGTAAGTAGAAGCTTTTATAAAAAATAG
- the gcvH gene encoding glycine cleavage system protein GcvH: MSTSKVYFTKDHEWIKVEGNVAYIGITDYAQKALGEIVYVELPEVDSEFSLGDVFSVVESVKAASDIFMPVDGKVVEVNEALSDEPEKINQDANNTWIMAVELENSIESYELVSESEYIAMYEKEA, from the coding sequence ATGTCAACTAGCAAGGTGTATTTTACAAAGGATCATGAGTGGATAAAGGTAGAAGGAAATGTAGCTTATATAGGAATAACTGATTATGCACAGAAGGCTCTTGGAGAAATTGTATATGTTGAGCTACCTGAAGTAGACAGCGAATTTAGCTTGGGAGATGTATTTAGCGTGGTTGAATCTGTAAAAGCAGCTTCTGATATTTTTATGCCAGTAGATGGAAAGGTAGTAGAAGTAAATGAAGCACTAAGTGACGAGCCAGAAAAAATAAACCAAGATGCAAATAATACTTGGATTATGGCAGTAGAATTAGAGAATAGTATAGAAAGTTATGAGCTTGTGAGTGAGAGCGAATATATTGCTATGTATGAAAAGGAGGCATAA
- the gcvPA gene encoding aminomethyl-transferring glycine dehydrogenase subunit GcvPA, with translation MHPYLPNTEQEIKAMLDTIGVKSTDELFEDIPASLKLSRKLNLSDSLSEFEIRKHFKDLASKNTSIEDKVCFLGAGIYDHYIPSVIPQLISRAEFFTSYTPYQPEISQGSLQAAFEYQSMICELTGMDVSNISLYDGATAAAEASVLACVSTRRKKVLVSNTVSPETRAVLKTYFQYRNMDVVEVSSIEGQTDIDDLKSKLDKDTAGVLLQYPNFFGIIEDISKYEPIIHENKSLMMLYTDPIALGLLKSPGELGADMALGDGQALGLPLNFGGPTLGFINVKDKLLRKMPGRIVGQSVDSNGNRAFVLTLQAREQHIRRQDATSNICSDQTLNAIRAGMYLAVVGKEGIKEVANSCLNKANYAYKELQKLDNVQALFEGPIFKEFAIKTKASSEKVLQALLEAGILGGYSLSSTDYGLENAILIAVTEKRTKEEIDKLVSVIGGVR, from the coding sequence ATGCATCCATATCTTCCTAATACCGAGCAAGAAATAAAAGCTATGCTAGATACCATAGGAGTTAAATCTACAGATGAGCTCTTTGAAGATATTCCAGCTAGCTTAAAGCTTTCAAGGAAACTAAATCTTTCGGATTCGCTATCAGAATTTGAAATCAGAAAGCATTTTAAGGACCTGGCTTCAAAGAATACAAGCATAGAGGATAAGGTGTGTTTCTTAGGAGCTGGTATCTATGACCACTATATTCCTTCAGTAATTCCTCAGCTAATATCAAGAGCAGAATTTTTTACTTCATACACCCCTTATCAGCCTGAGATAAGTCAAGGCTCACTTCAAGCAGCTTTTGAATATCAGAGCATGATATGTGAGCTTACTGGAATGGATGTATCTAATATTTCTCTTTACGATGGAGCAACTGCAGCAGCAGAGGCTAGTGTACTTGCCTGTGTAAGTACAAGGAGAAAAAAAGTGCTAGTTTCAAACACAGTATCTCCTGAAACTAGAGCTGTGCTAAAAACCTATTTCCAATATAGAAATATGGATGTAGTAGAAGTTTCATCCATAGAGGGTCAAACTGATATTGATGACTTAAAATCCAAGCTAGACAAAGACACTGCAGGAGTACTGCTTCAATATCCGAATTTTTTCGGAATAATTGAAGATATAAGTAAGTATGAACCTATAATTCATGAAAATAAATCTTTGATGATGCTATATACAGACCCTATTGCTCTTGGGCTTCTTAAATCGCCAGGTGAGCTAGGTGCAGATATGGCACTCGGAGACGGACAAGCTCTAGGGCTTCCACTTAATTTTGGAGGGCCTACTCTTGGATTTATAAATGTAAAGGATAAACTGCTTCGCAAGATGCCTGGAAGAATAGTGGGACAAAGCGTAGATTCAAATGGAAACCGTGCTTTTGTACTCACACTTCAAGCTAGAGAGCAGCATATAAGAAGGCAAGATGCAACGTCCAATATCTGCTCCGATCAGACTCTAAATGCTATAAGAGCAGGGATGTATTTGGCTGTAGTAGGAAAAGAAGGTATTAAGGAAGTAGCAAATTCCTGCCTTAATAAAGCAAACTATGCTTATAAGGAGCTACAAAAGCTAGATAATGTGCAGGCTCTTTTTGAAGGACCTATATTTAAGGAGTTTGCAATAAAAACTAAAGCTTCTTCAGAAAAAGTACTTCAGGCTTTACTTGAAGCTGGAATTTTAGGTGGATATAGTCTTTCGAGTACAGATTATGGGCTTGAAAATGCTATCTTGATAGCAGTAACTGAAAAAAGAACTAAGGAAGAAATCGATAAATTAGTAAGTGTAATAGGAGGTGTAAGATGA
- the gcvPB gene encoding aminomethyl-transferring glycine dehydrogenase subunit GcvPB, whose protein sequence is MSYDKMIFELSAHGRKAIDFPELDIDFAFEDSLIPKEYLREKSANLPEVSQLDAVRHYTNLSKKNYSLDAGFYPLGSCTMKYNPKINEEIAANEKFSGVHPLSPVETVQGELKIMYNLANMLSEITGMDEFTLQPAAGAHGEWTGLMLIKAYHMHRGDEKRTKIIVPDSAHGTNPASANVAGFEVIELETNADGSIDIEKLKAVLSDEIAGFMLTNPSTLGFFETQIEEVASLVHASGGLLYYDGANMNAIMGIVRPGDMGFDVCHLNLHKTFSTPHGSGGPGSGPVGVKKHLAEFLPVPKVEKVDDKYILNYDKKDSIGSIKSFYGNFGILLRAYVYILSMGADGLRAVSENAVINANYMRQMLKDDYQLAVDKLCKHEAIFAGIKDKSTGITTLEIAKRIIDYGFHPPTVYFPLIVDSAIMIEPTETESKQTMDEFINAMKQIAKEAKENPEIFKAAPHHSPAGRIDEALAARKPVLTYKPSL, encoded by the coding sequence ATGAGCTACGATAAAATGATATTTGAACTATCTGCTCATGGAAGAAAAGCTATTGATTTTCCTGAGCTTGATATAGATTTTGCTTTTGAAGATTCTCTCATTCCGAAAGAGTATTTAAGAGAAAAATCAGCCAATCTTCCAGAAGTAAGTCAGCTCGATGCTGTGAGGCACTATACTAATTTATCAAAGAAAAATTACAGTTTGGATGCTGGATTCTATCCACTTGGCTCTTGCACCATGAAGTACAACCCTAAAATTAATGAAGAAATAGCAGCAAACGAAAAATTTTCAGGGGTACATCCACTTTCTCCAGTAGAAACGGTTCAGGGAGAGCTAAAAATAATGTACAACCTAGCAAATATGCTATCTGAAATAACTGGAATGGATGAATTTACTCTTCAGCCAGCTGCTGGAGCTCATGGAGAATGGACAGGGCTTATGCTTATAAAAGCCTACCATATGCATAGAGGCGACGAAAAAAGAACTAAAATAATAGTTCCTGACTCTGCTCATGGCACTAATCCTGCAAGCGCTAATGTTGCTGGATTTGAAGTTATAGAGCTAGAAACAAATGCAGATGGCAGTATAGATATAGAAAAATTAAAAGCTGTACTAAGTGATGAGATAGCTGGCTTTATGCTTACTAATCCAAGCACACTTGGTTTCTTTGAAACTCAAATAGAAGAAGTGGCTTCTCTAGTGCATGCATCAGGAGGACTACTATACTACGATGGAGCAAACATGAATGCTATAATGGGGATAGTAAGACCTGGAGATATGGGCTTTGATGTGTGCCATCTTAATCTTCACAAAACATTTTCTACGCCTCATGGAAGTGGGGGACCAGGAAGTGGACCAGTGGGAGTAAAAAAACATCTTGCTGAATTCTTGCCAGTTCCAAAAGTTGAAAAGGTAGACGATAAGTATATTTTAAACTATGACAAAAAAGACAGCATAGGATCGATTAAAAGCTTTTATGGGAATTTTGGTATTCTTCTTAGAGCTTATGTATATATCCTGAGTATGGGAGCAGATGGGCTAAGAGCTGTATCAGAAAACGCAGTGATTAATGCAAATTATATGAGACAAATGCTAAAAGATGATTATCAGCTAGCTGTAGATAAGCTTTGCAAGCATGAAGCTATTTTTGCTGGAATCAAAGATAAATCAACAGGGATTACTACTTTAGAAATTGCAAAGAGAATTATTGACTATGGCTTCCATCCGCCTACAGTATACTTCCCTCTAATAGTAGACAGTGCAATAATGATAGAGCCTACAGAAACAGAAAGCAAGCAAACTATGGATGAGTTTATAAATGCCATGAAGCAAATTGCTAAAGAAGCAAAAGAAAATCCAGAGATATTTAAAGCAGCACCTCATCATTCACCAGCTGGTCGAATAGATGAGGCACTGGCAGCAAGAAAGCCAGTATTAACTTACAAACCTTCTTTATAA
- a CDS encoding pyridoxal phosphate-dependent aminotransferase encodes MISNKMQSLVANSSVIRAMFDEGKRLSKIYGEENVFDFSLGNPNVEPPEVIKESIKDILDNEVATYVHGYMNNSGFEDVRTTIAEHESKKHGMNISFESIVMTVGAAGGLNIIFKTLLNPGDEVITFAPFFGEYRAYSANYDANLVVVEPDIDTFEPNIEALKSAITPKTKIVIVNSPNNPTGVIYSDAALTKLAEVLKQKEEELGIDIFLISDEPYREIVYDNAEVPCLLKYYKNTIIGYSYSKSLSLPGERIGYLVVHPEIADFGDVMGSLNVANRILGFVNAPSLFQRVVAKNLNAEVDVNVYKKNRDALYNHLVSIGFECVKPQGAFYLFPRSPIADDKKFCEDAKQFNLLLVPGSAFGCPGHFRLSYCISYEKIINSLPAFDKLIALYK; translated from the coding sequence ATGATTTCTAACAAAATGCAGTCACTCGTTGCAAATAGCTCTGTAATTCGTGCTATGTTTGATGAAGGAAAACGATTGTCAAAAATTTATGGTGAGGAAAATGTTTTTGATTTCAGCTTAGGAAATCCTAATGTAGAGCCTCCAGAAGTTATAAAAGAATCTATAAAAGATATATTAGACAATGAAGTAGCTACATATGTTCATGGCTATATGAACAACTCAGGCTTTGAAGATGTAAGAACTACAATTGCTGAGCATGAATCAAAAAAACACGGTATGAACATCAGCTTTGAAAGCATTGTAATGACAGTTGGTGCAGCTGGAGGACTAAATATAATTTTTAAAACTCTTCTAAACCCTGGCGATGAAGTAATTACATTTGCTCCATTTTTTGGAGAATATAGAGCATATTCAGCTAACTACGATGCAAATCTAGTTGTAGTTGAGCCTGATATAGATACCTTTGAGCCTAATATCGAAGCTCTTAAATCTGCTATTACACCAAAAACTAAAATAGTTATAGTAAACTCACCAAACAACCCTACTGGAGTAATTTATTCTGATGCGGCTCTTACAAAGCTTGCCGAAGTGCTTAAGCAAAAAGAAGAAGAACTTGGCATTGATATTTTCCTAATATCAGATGAGCCATACAGAGAAATCGTATATGATAATGCTGAGGTTCCATGTCTTCTAAAATACTATAAAAATACCATCATAGGTTACTCATATAGCAAATCTTTATCACTTCCTGGCGAGCGTATAGGCTATCTAGTAGTTCATCCTGAGATTGCTGATTTTGGTGATGTTATGGGTTCTCTAAACGTTGCTAACCGTATTCTTGGCTTTGTAAATGCACCATCACTTTTCCAAAGAGTAGTTGCAAAGAACTTAAATGCCGAGGTAGATGTTAATGTATACAAGAAAAATAGAGATGCCCTTTACAATCACCTAGTAAGTATAGGTTTTGAATGTGTAAAGCCGCAGGGTGCATTTTATTTGTTCCCAAGATCTCCTATTGCTGATGATAAAAAATTCTGTGAAGATGCTAAGCAGTTTAATCTTCTTTTAGTTCCAGGCTCCGCATTTGGATGTCCAGGACATTTTAGATTATCTTATTGTATATCTTATGAAAAAATAATAAATTCTCTACCAGCATTTGATAAACTAATCGCATTATATAAATAA